A region from the Lutra lutra chromosome 1, mLutLut1.2, whole genome shotgun sequence genome encodes:
- the HYAL2 gene encoding hyaluronidase-2: MWAGLCPAITLALVLVAWATQLKPTAPPIFTGRPFVVAWDVPTQDCGPRLKVPLDLKAFDVQASPNEGFVNQNITIFYHDRLGLYPRFSSEGRSVHGGVPQNGSLWAHLKMLQEHVEHYIRTQEPAGLAVIDWEDWRPVWVRNWQDKDIYRQSSRQLVAIRHPDWPAERVVKEAQYEFEFAARQFMLETLRFVKAVRPRHLWGFYLFPDCYNHDYVQNWETYTGRCPDVEVSRNDQLAWLWAESTALFPSVYLDEALASSTHGRNFVSFRVQEALRVAHTHHANHALPVYVFTRPTYSRKLTGLSEMDLISTIGESAALGAAGVILWGDAGYTTSTETCQYLKDYLTRLLVPYVVNVSWAAQYCSWAQCHGHGRCVRRDPSASTFLHLSVSSFRLVPSHVPGEPQLRPEGELSWADLNYLQTHFRCQCYLGWGGEQCQWDRTRATGGAHGAGAGSHLTGSLAVAALALTWTL; this comes from the exons ATGTGGGCAGGCCTGTGCCCTGCCATCACACTGGCCCTGGTGTTGGTGGCATGGGCCACCCAGCTCAAGCCCACAGCGCCACCCATCTTCACCGGCCGGCCCTTCGTGGTAGCATGGGATGTGCCCACACAAGACTGTGGCCCTCGCCTCAAGGTGCCCCTGGACCTGAAGGCCTTTGATGTTCAGGCCTCACCTAACGAGGGTTTCGTGAACCAGAATATCACCATCTTCTACCATGACCGGCTGGGCCTGTATCCACGCTTCAGTTCCGAGGGACGGTCTGTGCACGGGGGTGTGCCACAGAATGGCAGCCTCTGGGCGCATCTGAAGATGCTGCAGGAGCATGTGGAGCACTACATCCGTACCCAGGAGCCCGCGGGCCTGGCGGTCATCGACTGGGAGGACTGGCGGCCCGTGTGGGTGCGCAACTGGCAGGACAAGGACATATACCGCCAGTCGTCACGCCAATTGGTGGCTATTCGCCACCCAGACTGGCCGGCAGAGCGTGTGGTCAAGGAGGCGCAGTACGAGTTTGAGTTTGCCGCCCGGCAGTTCATGCTGGAAACGCTGCGCTTTGTCAAGGCCGTGAGACCACGGCACCTCTGGGGCTTCTACCTCTTCCCCGACTGTTACAACCACGACTACGTGCAGAACTGGGAAACCTATACGGGCCGCTGCCCTGACGTCGAGGTCTCCCGAAATGACCAGCTGGCCTGGCTGTGGGCGGAGAGCACAGCCCTCTTCCCCTCCGTCTACCTGGACGAGGCCCTTGCGTCCTCCACCCACGGCCGCAACTTCGTCAGCTTCCGGGTTCAGGAGGCCCTCCGCGTGGCTCACACCCACCACGCCAACCACGCGCTCCCGGTCTACGTGTTCACACGACCCACCTATAGCCGCAAGCTCACGGGGCTGAGCGAG ATGGATCTCATCTCCACCATTGGTGAGAGTGCAGCTCTGGGCGCGGCCGGGGTCATCCTCTGGGGGGATGCAGGCTACACCACCAGCACG gaGACCTGCCAGTACCTCAAGGATTACCTGACACGGCTGCTGGTCCCCTACGTAGTCAACGTGTCCTGGGCTGCCCAGTATTGCAGCTGGGCCCAGTGCCACGGCCACGGGCGCTGTGTACGCCGTGACCCCAGCGCCAGTACCTTCCTGCACCTCAGTGTCAGCAGCTTCCGCCTGGTGCCAAGCCACGTCCCGGGTGAGCCCCAGCTGCGGCCGGAGGGGGAGCTCAGCTGGGCTGATCTCAACTACCTGCAGACGCACTTTCGCTGCCAGTGCTACTTGGGCTGGGGTGGCGAGCAATGCCAGTGGGACCGAACACGGGCAACTGGGGGTGCccatggggctggggctgggtcccaCCTCACTGGCTCGCTGGCTGTGGCAGCCCTGGCCCTGACCTGGACTTTATAG
- the TUSC2 gene encoding LOW QUALITY PROTEIN: tumor suppressor candidate 2 (The sequence of the model RefSeq protein was modified relative to this genomic sequence to represent the inferred CDS: inserted 1 base in 1 codon; deleted 2 bases in 1 codon): MGASGSKARGLWPFASAAGGGGPESSVAEQALVRPRGRVVPPFVFTRRGSMFYDEDGDXAHEFYEETIVTKNGQEAGKLRRVHKNLIPQGIVKLDPPRIHVDFPVILYEV; this comes from the exons ATGGGCGCCAGCGGCTCCAAAGCTCGGGGCCTGTGGCCCTTCGCCTCGGCGGCGGGGGGCGGAGGCCCGGAGTCGTCGGTCGCTGAGCAAGCTTTGGTGCGGCCGCGAGGCCGAGTCGTGCCCCCCTTCGTATTCACGCGCCGCGG CTCCATGTTCTATGATGAGGATGGGG CGGCTCACGAGTTCTACGAGGAGACAATCGTCACCAAGAACGGGCAAGAAGCGGGC AAGCTGAGGCGGGTGCATAAGAACCTGATTCCTCAG GGCATCGTGAAGCTGGATCCTCCCCGCATCCACGTGGATTTTCCTGTGATCCTCTATGAGGTGTGA